One Vanessa cardui chromosome 22, ilVanCard2.1, whole genome shotgun sequence DNA window includes the following coding sequences:
- the LOC124539211 gene encoding uncharacterized protein LOC124539211 translates to MEAAYANIKEYHGDCLNNVGVLMYKEADVIRTRGFSTGVYVLSLYDLFFNKITCVMVTLKCTKRSLSKFWYEKGFQKDDFSDIIKVIPVPKRGIPIPPKILFLTDSYHQYDKIMTANIYFKFEFRNKVTINIDFYGTLKPTTTTTTTTISTTTNS, encoded by the exons ATGGAAGCAG CTTATGCCAACATAAAAGAATATCATGGAGACTGTTTAAACAATGTTGGTGTTTTGATGTACAAAGAAGCTGATGTCATTAGGACGAGAGGATTCAGTACTGGAGTTTATGTG ctGTCACTATACgatctattttttaataaaattacatgcgTCATGGTCACCCTGAAATGTACTAAACGATCGTTAAGTAAATTTTGGTACGAGAAGGGCTTCCAGAAGGATGATTTTTCAGACATCATCAAAGTTATACCAGTACCTAAAAGAGGAATACCCATCCCAccgaagattttatttttaacggatTCTTATCACCAATACGATAAAATAATGAcggcaaatatatattttaaatttgaatttagaaataaaGTCACGATCAATATTGATTTCTATGGAACACTCAAACCTACTACTACTACAACTACAACTACAATCAGTACTACAACTAAcagttaa